A genomic stretch from Chiloscyllium punctatum isolate Juve2018m chromosome 40, sChiPun1.3, whole genome shotgun sequence includes:
- the rsl1d1 gene encoding ribosomal L1 domain-containing protein 1: MAALDGEQVAKAVKALQAYVKKNRNDAELFVNENENIMLNVTVWKIPNKEQTIKINLPHGIRSESYEVCLFTKDEPNVTADQTKRFYIKLLSKHGIKNITQVIPYKTLKTEYKPYEAKRRLLSSFNLFLADDRIRRLLPSHLGKHFYTSKKAPLSVKLTSRNLAKDLNKLIQGTILSVNKKGSCYTTIVAHTGMKPQEAVENVTAAVRVIAQKLPMQWKNVKVLHLKTPASVALPIYASGMQNLQDLQQSFPESLNKQHKAKKQKKTKVVKSKILSTAVKRVLVKTVEKKSKKSKPSIAKKLSTEEEIPQLVPIEEQPVTKKAKLQ; the protein is encoded by the exons ATGGCGGCGTTGGATGGCGAGCAG GTGGCTAAGGCTGTGAAGGCGCTGCAGGCATATGTGAAGAAAAACAGGAATGATGCAGAGCTATTCGTGAATGAAAATGAGAACATAATGCTGAACGTTACAGTATGGAAGATTCCAAATAAGGAGCAAACAATCAAAAT AAATCTGCCTCATGGAATTCGATCAGAATCGTACGAAGTTTGTCTCTTCACCAAAGACGAACCAAACGTGACTGCAGATCAAACAAAGAGATTCTATATAAAGCTTCTCAGCAAGCATGGCATTAAGAATATAACACAG GTCATTCCATATAAAACGCTGAAGACTGAATACAAGCCATATGAAGCAAAACGTCGTTTGTTGAGCAGTTTCAATCTGTTCTTGGCTGATGACCGAATAAGGCGACTTTTACCCTCTCATTTAGGCAAACATTTTTACACCTCTAAAAA AGCACCTCTGTCGGTAAAGCTAACTTCAAGGAATCTTGCAAAAGATTTAAACAAATTAATCCAGGGTACAATCCTTTCCGTGAACAAGAAAGGCAGCTGTTA caccaccattGTAGCTCATACTGGAATGAAGCCACAGGAAGCCGTGGAAAATGTTACTGCAGCTGTTCGTGTTATTGCACAAAAGTTGCCCATG CAATGGAAAAATGTGAAAGTTCTTCACTTGAAAACACCAGCTTCTGTTGCTCTTCCCATTTATGCATCTGGGATGCAGAACCTTCAGGATCTTCAGCAAAGTTTTCCAGAGTCTCTCAACAAACAGCACAAAGCA AAGAAGCAGAAGAAGACAAAAGTTGTGAAATCAAAAATTCTGTCTACTGCTGTTAAACGTGTTCTTGTTAAGACAGTGGAGAAGAAGTCAAAAAAATCAAAACCTTCTATTGCCAAGAAACTCTCCACGGAGGAAGAAATACCACAGCTAGTTCCCATTGAAGAACAACCGGTCACAAAGAAGGCAAAATTGCAGTAA